From a single Raphanus sativus cultivar WK10039 chromosome 3, ASM80110v3, whole genome shotgun sequence genomic region:
- the LOC108844846 gene encoding putative F-box/kelch-repeat protein At3g17540, whose amino-acid sequence MLLTKHEVYSIAGDLHSTSDVLHTPIIQLTGKLRNLKGSKDLDFFSHLFHCDGLMLCSTEWNTRLVVWNPCTGQRRKIKPRTRYRTEDKFALGYTTSSSSSSGRSYKIFKYRFYRNSQKLWVADCEIYELCSDSWRVLDSFTLDSDLFFNGMSLKGDTYWVASGPVREGTDFFLMKFDFTAERFVRLPLPFKSSSILDTKLLSVVRDEKLSVLHIDDVTDVMRIWVTNKIDDEDAKDFSWRSDLVLEVGSAKFNLSVENFLLDEENRVAVCCDKFTSDGDRTMVYLVGEDLCKQVYEDIRNASPVNWPLVLTYVPSLVSIH is encoded by the coding sequence ATGTTACTGACCAAACATGAGGTTTATTCAATCGCCGGAGATCTCCATAGCACCAGTGACGTTTTACATACACCTATCATCCAGCTTACAGGTAAACTTAGAAACCTAAAGGGTTCAAAAGATTTGGACTTCTTCTCTCATTTATTTCACTGTGACGGTTTAATGTTATGCTCAACCGAGTGGAACACTAGACTCGTGGTTTGGAATCCATGTACCGGTCAAAGAAGGAAGATCAAACCAAGAACTCGTTACCGCACTGAAGATAAGTTTGCTCTAGGATACaccacatcttcttcttcttcttctggccGTAGCTACAAAATCTTCAAGTATAGGTTTTATAGAAACAGCCAGAAACTGTGGGTTGCTGATTGTGAGATCTATGAGCTTTGCTCTGATTCTTGGAGAGTTCTTGATTCCTTCACTCTTGACTCTGACTTGTTTTTCAACGGCATGTCTTTGAAAGGAGATACTTATTGGGTTGCCTCTGGACCTGTAAGAGAAGGAACCGATTTTTTCTTGATGAAGTTTGATTTCACGGCAGAGAGATTTGTCCGTCTCCCTCTTCCGTTTAAGAGTTCTAGTATTTTAGATACCAAGCTTCTTTCAGTTGTTAGGGACGAAAAGCTCTCGGTGTTACACATCGATGACGTGACGGATGTGATGAGGATATGGGTGACCAATAAGATTGATGATGAGGACGCCAAAGACTTTTCGTGGAGGAGTGACTTGGTCTTGGAAGTGGGTTCTGCTAAATTTAACTTGAGTGTGGAGAACTTCTTGTTAGATGAGGAGAACAGAGTGGCAGTGTGTTGTGACAAGTTCACGAGTGATGGAGATAGGACAATGGTCTACCTTGTTGGGGAGGATTTGTGTAAGCAAGTTTATGAAGATATTAGGAACGCATCTCCTGTTAATTGGCCACTTGTCCTCACTTATGTTCCAAGCTTGGTTTCGATTCACTAA
- the LOC108844555 gene encoding LOW QUALITY PROTEIN: protein STRUBBELIG-RECEPTOR FAMILY 3 (The sequence of the model RefSeq protein was modified relative to this genomic sequence to represent the inferred CDS: inserted 1 base in 1 codon) produces MAIPLPFQSLDIVFVRLKLVVLLHSDLEQLKRSKLYCLHLHLLLPLLLSLLVLSPSISFAATNPDDVAAVNGLFAALGSPGLSRWVAAAGDPCGDXWQGILCNGSDIISITLNDANLEGSLVETNLDRLHSIRTIDFTNNHIGGSIPSSLPVTLQQFSLASNQFTGTIPESLGTLSSLTDMFLNNNSLSGELPDVFQNFASLINLDISANNLSGMLPPSMGSLLALTTLHVQNNQLSGTLDVLQDLPLNDLNVENNLFSGAIPEKLLNIQTFLKEGNMFNSTTVVAPSLSPSVSPTKPTPRRPFFGVPPPPPPGRNRGKAPDGPPAPDGSSSSHTKRIVLIALGGVILFIILVLALLLLLPKCARRRRQEDSIRVSKRHQVGADRGNRESPLENMPPVLPPPVRSEKVPFTKAGQEPKVFHDLERLQRPLPPPPQPIARQESQDIDFSMLMPPPPPPPPPPPPPPLAEKVTVMPIKSPERPFKKPSPKTRLPVTSVKHYSIASLQQYTESFSQENLLGSGMLGSVYRARLPNGKMLAVKKLDKRASEQQQDHEFIQLVNDIDMIRHANIVELVGYCAEHDQRLLIYEYCSNGTLQDGLHSEDEFKKKLSWNTRIRMALGAARALEYLHEVCDPPIIHRSFKSANVLLDDDLSVLVSDCGLAPLISSGSVSQLSGQLLAAYGYGAPEFDSGVYTWQSDVYSFGVVMLELLTGRMSYDRDRTRAEQFLVRWAIPQLHDIDALGKMVDPSLNRQYPAKSLSHFADIISRCVQSEPEFRPLMSEVVQDLLDMIRRERHGSGEPSVD; encoded by the exons ATGGCGATTCCTCTACCTTTCCA ATCCCTAGACATCGTCTTTGTTCGGTTAAAGCTTGTTGTTTTACTTCATTCTGACTTGGAACAATTGAAGAGATCTAAGCTCTACtgtcttcatcttcatcttcttcttcctctgctcTTGTCTTTGCTGGTTTTGTCTCCTTCCATCTCCTTTGCTGCTACAAACCCTGATGATg TTGCTGCAGTGAACGGCTTATTCGCTGCGCTTGGTTCACCTGGCCTCTCTCGTTGGGTTGCTGCTGCTGGAGACCCATGTGGTG CTTGGCAGGGCATTCTCTGCAATGGCTCTGATATTATAAGCAT AACTCTAAATGACGCCAATTTGGAGGGGAGCTTGGTGGAAACCAACTTAGATAGGCTCCATTCTATCAGGACAAT AGACTTCACCAACAATCATATAGGAGGAAGCATACCTTCTAGTTTGCCGGTTACATTACAGCAATT ttCTCTTGCATCTAATCAGTTCACTGGAACCATCCCTGAATCTCTAGGAACACTGAGTTCTCTGACTGACAT GTTTTTGAATAATAACAGTCTCTCAGGAGAGCTACCTGATGTGTTCCAAAACTTTGCTAGCCTGATTAATCT AGATATATCAGCTAACAATCTAAGCGGCATGTTGCCTCCTTCAATGGGGAGTTTGTTAGCTCTTACAACATT ACATGTTCAGAACAATCAGCTGTCAGGAACTCTAGACGTTCTTCAAGACCTTCCTCTTAATGACTT AAACGTAGAGAATAATCTCTTCTCTGGAGCCATACCAGAGAAACTACTAAACATTCAGACATTCCT GAAGGAAGGAAACATGTTCAATTCAACCACAGTTGTTGCACCATCATTGTCTCCCTCTGTGTCTCCAACAAAACCTACTCCTAGGCGACCTTTTTTTGGAgttccaccacctcctccacctGGGAGGAACCGAGGGAAAGCTCCTGATGGACCTCCTGCTCCTGATGGTTCTAGCTCTTCACATACTAAACGGATAGTCCTCATAGCACTCGGTGGCGTCATCCTCTTCATCATCCTTGTTCTGGCCTTACTCTTGCTCTTGCCAAAATGTGCAAGACGAAGAAGGCAAGAAGATTCTATTAGAGTCTCTAAACGGCATCAAGTTGGTGCTGACAGAGGAAACAGAGAGAGTCCTCTGGAGAACATGCCTCCTGTGCTGCCACCACCTGTTCGGTCTGAGAAAG TACCCTTCACGAAAGCTGGACAAGAACCAAAGGTTTTTCATGACCTTGAGCGGTTGCAAagacctcttcctcctcctccacagCCTATAGCAAGACAAGAGAGTCAAGATATTGACTTTTCAATGTTGATgcctccaccacctcctcctccacctccaccaccacctcctccgtTGGCTGAGAAGGTCACAGTTATGCCCATTAAGTCTCCAGAGAGACCCTTCAAGAAGCCTTCCCCTAAAACACGCTTACCTGTAACTTCCGTGAAGCACTATTCAATTGCATCTCTTCAACAATACACAGAAAGCTTCTCTCAGGAGAATCTCCTTGGCTCAGGCATGCTTGGGAGTGTTTACAGAGCTCGTCTTCCCAATGGAAAG ATGTTGGCTGTCAAGAAGCTGGACAAGAGGGCATCTGAACAACAACAAGATCATGAGTTCATCCAACTAGTGAACGATATAGATATGATACGCCACGCCAACATCGTTGAACTTGTTGGCTACTGTGCTGAGCATGATCAAAGACTATTGATCTACGAGTACTGCAGTAACGGTACGTTGCAAGACGGTTTGCATTCAGAAGATGAGTTCAAGAAGAAACTCTCGTGGAATACACGTATCAGAATGGCACTTGGAGCTGCTAGGGCCCTTGA GTACTTGCATGAGGTTTGTGACCCACCAATCATACACAGAAGCTTCAAATCAGCTAATGTCCTATTAGACGATGATCTGAGTGTTCTTGTCTCGGATTGTGGTTTGGCACCATTGATATCATCAGGCTCTGTGAGTCAG TTGTCAGGACAGTTGCTTGCGGCTTACGGATATGGAGCTCCAGAGTTTGACTCAGGAGTCTATACATGGCAGAGTGATGTGTACAGTTTTGGTGTTGTTATGTTAGAACTCTTGACTGGTAGAATGTCCTACGACAG GGACCGGACTAGAGCAGAGCAGTTCTTGGTGAGGTGGGCAATCCCTCAGCTTCATGATATTGATGCATTGGGCAAAATGGTTGATCCATCTCTTAACAGACAGTACCCTGCAAAGTCATTGTCACACTTTGCTGATATAATCTCCCGGTGTGTTCAG TCTGAACCAGAGTTTAGACCATTGATGTCTGAAGTAGTGCAAGATCTTCTAGATATGATCAGAAGAGAGCGTCATGGTTCCGGGGAGCCTAGCGTAGACTAG
- the LOC108844273 gene encoding beta-glucuronosyltransferase GlcAT14B produces the protein MKKVYRKVVWIRHSGFRVFRDRKWMFPFLASLVLSVTLLIYAGFETTYVEEEEPLLPFHNLSEEYFVESHLRKSLNANRSSNSSEVLPRLAYLISGTKGDSHRMMRTLQAVYHPRNQYVLHLDLEAPPKERLELAMSVKSDPTFLQVENVRVMSQSNLVTYKGPTMIACTLQAVAVLLKESLDWDWFINLSASDYPLMTQDDLLYVFSNLSRNVNFIENMKLTGWKLNQRAKSIIIDPGLYLSKKTEIAWTTQHRSIPTSFNLFTGSAWVVLTRSFLEYSILGWDNFPRTMLMYYTNFVSSPEGYFHTVICNTEEFKTTAIGHDLHYISWGYPPKQHPNSLSMKDFDKMVTSKAPFARKFHKNDPVLDKIDKELLGRTHRFSSGAWCVGSSENGSDPCSVRGEDSVLRPGPGAERLKELVQTLLSDELRSKQCS, from the exons ATGAAGAAAGTGTATAGGAAGGTGGTTTGGATCAGAcattcagggtttagggttttcagAGACAGGAAATGGATGTTCCCGTTTCTTGCAAGCTTGGTCTTGTCGGTGACTCTCTTAATATATGCTGGATTTGAGACCACTtatgtggaagaagaagaaccgttATTACCTTTTCATAATCTCTCAGAAGAATACTTTGTCGAATCACATTTGAGAAAGTCTTTGAATGCAAACCGGAGTTCGAATTCTTCAGAGGTTCTTCCTAGGTTAGCTTATCTGATCTCGGGGACTAAAGGAGATAGCCATAGGATGATGAGGACTCTGCAAGCTGTGTATCATCCAAGAAACCAGTATGTTCTCCATTTAGATCTTGAAGCCCCACCTAAGGAGAGGCTGGAGCTTGCTATGTCTGTGAAGAGTGATCCTACATTCCTACAAGTTGAGAACGTCCGTGTCATGTCTCAGTCTAATCTTGTCACCTATAAAGGCCCTACAATGATCGCTTGTACCCTTCAAGCCGTGGCGGTTTTGCTTAAGGAGAGCTTGGATTGGGATTGGTTTATCAACCTTAGTGCCTCTGACTATCCTCTCATGACACAAGATG ATTTGTTGTATGTCTTCTCCAACTTGTCTCGGAATGTGAACTTCATTGAAAATATGAAGCTCACCGGGTGGAAACT GAACCAGAGGGCCAAATCAATCATTATTGATCCTGGCTTATACCTATCAAAGAAAACTGAAATAGCTTGGACTACACAGCATAGATCAATCCCCACTTCTTTCAATCTGTTCACAG GCTCAGCATGGGTGGTTTTAACTCGGTCTTTCCTTGAGTACTCAATCTTGGGATGGGATAACTTCCCTAGGACGATGTTGATGTACTACACCAACTTTGTATCTTCACCGGAAGGATACTTCCACACAGTCATATGCAACACTGAAGAGTTTAAAACCACAGCTATAGGGCATGACCTGCACTACATTTCTTGGGGCTATCCACCAAAGCAACACCCGAACTCTCTATCAATGAAGGATTTCGACAAGATGGTCACAAGCAAAGCTCCCTTTGCTCGAAAGTTCCACAAGAACGATCCTGTGTTAGATAAGATAGATAAGGAGCTCTTGGGACGCACTCACAGGTTCTCCTCAGGAGCTTGGTGCGTTGGGAGCTCGGAGAACGGCTCTGATCCATGCTCTGTTAGGGGTGAGGACTCGGTTTTGAGACCGGGACCTGGTGCTGAGAGGTTAAAGGAGCTTGTTCAGACGCTTTTATCTGATGAACTCAGAAGTAAACAGTGTTCATGA
- the LOC108844845 gene encoding vesicle-associated protein 1-4-like, with amino-acid sequence MEASSRLLPRTKHHQVFVNFRGEELRFGFVSHLVEALQRHGINVFIDMFERKGEDLTNLLVRIEESTIALVIFSRRYTESIWCLDELVKIKERADQGLLKVIPIFFKVEPVTVKQLRGAFGDQFRDREWEYRCDKQRTERWKEALASVSCKIGLTSDKKSNESTFVTIIVKEVESMLQQHGGCQFMNFLESGQGQVDLSRKSDLLHEKGRIVDEEDRPLGLYKTPVKRWG; translated from the exons ATGGAAGCCAGTAGCCGCCTACTTCCGCGGACGAAGCATCATCAGGTGTTTGTCAACTTCCGTGGAGAGGAGCTGCGTTTCGGTTTCGTAAGCCATCTCGTGGAAGCTCTCCAGAGACATGGGATCAACGTTTTCATAGACATGTTCGAGAGGAAAGGTGAAGACCTAACCAATCTCTTGGTGAGGATCGAAGAGTCGACCATCGCTTTGGTGATATTCTCCCGGAGGTACACGGAATCAATATGGTGCTTAGACGAGCTCGTGAAGATCAAGGAACGTGCAGATCAAGGACTACTCAAG GTCATTCCCATATTTTTCAAAGTGGAACCAGTTACCGTGAAACAACTAAGAGGAGCATTCGGCGATCAGTTCAGGGATCGAGAGTGGGAATATCGGTGTGATAAACAGAGAACCGAGAGATGGAAGGAAGCATTGGCATCTGTTTCTTGCAAAATTGGTTTGACCTCCGACAAGAAAAG TAACGAGAGTACATTCGTCACGATAATCGTTAAGGAGGTCGAGAGTATGCTACAACAACATGGAGGATGCCAGTTTATGAACTTTCTAGAATCGGGTCAAGGTCAAGTGGATCTATCAAGAAAGAGTGACCTTTTGCACGAGAAGGGTAGGATCGTGGATGAAGAAGATAGGCCATTGGGCCT TTACAAAACTCCAGTTAAGAGATGGGGTTAA